ctacgttctggGCAAGAGGCAGGCtcatcctggacaggtcaccagtctgtcacagggcaacagagacagacagaacaaccaggcacacacacacctagggagaatttagagaccaattaacctaacagtcatgtttttggactttggGAGGAACCCGGTGTACCCAGAGAACATGCcaactctgtgcagaaagaccctgggtcgggaatcaaacccaggaccttcttgctgcaagacaacagtgctACAAACTGAACCACTGTACAGCCCAAACATAGGGTAGCATATATATTGCCCATCAAACATTACCACAGAATCTAATTGATTGAAACAATTTGTTAAAGATTTAATTAGTTACCATGTAAGCCTGCAGTACTAAGAATAGATTTATATCTAAAATGGGGGCAGTAGtcaaagggaacactttaattTAGTTGGCATTAGGTCCAAGTTGAAGGTtttgatgaaacatttataaatctCAGATTCAGTGTCAGTGCTGCATCACTTACTGAGGAGCAATGGATGGCTCCAACAGAAACCTAGGAATTCTCTGTGAAGGGTCTTTATACAGCAGCCAACCATTTTTCCAGGTTAAATACAACTCTAGATAAGCAGAGCACCATTTTAGTAGAAGAATTAAACCTGAGAGGCAACATGAATTTTCTTTAGTTACATTATCCTGTCATGTTTAGCCATTCTATGAGGGCAGCTTTGCAGAAATTGCTTTCAGTCCAACATAAggaatggaaagaaaatacaacaaagggACAATTAGTGCAGCAAGAcatctttattttgaacatacAGAAGTGTAGACAGACAATGCTGTGTTTAATATTCTTCTCCTTCATCCTCATCTCCCAAGCTATCAGCTCCAACCTCCTCATAATCCTTCTCCAGAGCTGCCATGTCCTCCCTGGCCTCGGAGAACTCTCCCTCCTCCATTCCCTCACCCACATACCAGTGGACGAATGCACGCTTGGCGTACATCAGATCAAACTTGTGATCCAGCCGAGCCCAGGCCTCTGCAATAGCAGTGGTGTTGCTCAGCATGCACACAGCCCTCTGGACCTTGGCGAGGTCACCACCAGGAACCACAGTTGGTGGCTGGTAGTTGATGCCAACCTTGAAACCAGTGGGACACCAGTCCACAAACTGGATGGAGCGTTTGGTTTTGATGGTGGCAATGGCAGCGTTGACATCTTTGGGCACCACGTCGCCACGGTACAAGAGGCAGCAGGCCATGTACTTGCCATGGCGAGGGTCACATTTCACCAACTGATTGGCCGGCTCGAAGCAGGAATTTGTGATCTCAGCTACAGTGAGCTGCTCATGGTAAGCCTTCTCTGCAGAGATCACAGGGGCGTAGGTGGCCAGAGGGAAGTGGATACGAGGGTATGGCACCAAGTTGGTCTGGAACTCAGTCAGATCAACATTCAGGGCTCCATCAAAACGGAGAGACGCAGTGATGGAGGACACGATCTGGCTGATCAGCCTGTTCAGGTTGGTGTAGGTGGGGCGTTCGATGTCGAGGTTCCTGCGGCAGATATCATAGATGGCCTCGTTGTCCACCATGAAGGCACAGTCAGAGTGCTCCAGGGTGGTGTGGGTGGTCAGGATGGAGTTGTAGGGCTCCACAACAGCTGTGGACACCTGGGGAGCTGGGTAAACAGAAAACTCCAGCTTGGACTTCTTTCCATAGTCCACAGAGAGACGCTCCATCAGCAGGGAGGTGAAACCAGAACCGGTTCCTCCACCAAAGCTGTGGAAGACCAGGAAGCCCTGCAGGCCTGTGCACTGGTCAGACTGaggatacaaataaaaaacatgtaatgCTGCATGTTACCAGAGTACATTTCGTTGTTCTTACAATAAGGtgattaaaactttcatgcAAATGTTCTGttccaaattaaacattttgcaaagaagttTAAAATCTCTGTCTGAATTCACCCACCAGCTTGCGGATCCTGTCCAGAACCAGGTCAATGATCTCTTTGCCAATGGTGTAGTGTCCTCTGGCGTAGTTGTTGGCAGCATCTTCCTTCCCAGTGATCAGCTGCTCAGGGTGAAACAGCTGGCGGTAAGTTCCAGAACGAACCTCAtctggaaaagacaaatttatAGTATCATGAGCATTTTAAAGGtagtttttcaaaatcaatcaCAAATAGTCAAGCTTACCAATGACGGAGGGCTCCAGGTCTACAAAAACAGCTCTAGGGACGTGCTTCCCTGCTCCGGTCTCACTGAAGAAGGTGTTGAAGGAGTCATCTCCCCCTCCAATGGTCTTGTCACTGGGCATCTGTCCGTCCGGCTGGATCCCATGCTCCAGGCAGTAGAGCTCCCAGCAGGCATTGCCGATCTGAACACCGGCCTGACCAACGTGCACTGAGATACATTCACgctgtgaagaagaaaacatttaagttctTGTAAAAAGCTCAATTTCTAAAGAAGGCCACATGTCTTGTCCTATTATAGTCAATAGCCTCAAGGTCATTAGTCACATGGTGTGCACACTGCACCTCGCTTatcagggagaaaaaaagaaaaatttaacaaGTGCCTTTATAAGGAACTAAAAACCAGAACCGGATGACTGTAATCTCTTGGGGCATTAGACAAAGAAACACACCCCTAAGAGataaattgcttttttctttccacgCTAGAGTTGGGTGATGGAACAGCACAGCTGCAACGGATTAAATGGGTCAATATAAAAATTTGGCAACACAATCTGCCAGTTCAACCATGAAAAAGCAGTGAAGCCGAGCGCGTTAAGCTTTTGTCACAAAAGGCAGGGACTGTGGTTTCAACAGAGGCCTGTTCAAAAAGGCGCTGAAACAGAGGAATGCGTCATGCTCTGCGACTCCGAAAAGAGGCCAAAGAACAGCCGGAAACACGCCCATGACTCAACTTACATTTCGGCTggccacttaaaaaaaaaaaaaaaaaacaaagaaaaaaaaaaagaaaatcctacCTTCAGAAAGCTTACGTTGAAAGgcataaaaaaaccccataaacaACTCTTAATATGTAAATACCGACGTTAATGTCTGATTAAACCATTGTTTAAGCTCAACAGAGACGACTCAAAAAACGACCACtatttacaacaaaagaaaaacggaCTGATGCATTTATAGTTTCATACTCACCATGTTTCCACAAAACCTTTAGTGCTAGGATgaggaagaagaacaaaaaactaGTTTTCTCCCACGGAGAGACTGTTAAGAGTCTGTTGCAAGAGAGGAAACTGATGAAAAGAAGGAAGACAGGCGGTGCCTATATACCGGCTTATGAAGGCAGGGCTTAATCTTATTGGTTGGATGTCACATGACACCTATTCCTATTGGTCGAGATCAAATTAAATTGGCAGATAATGTTACGACACAGCACGAGGTCTCTCGAAAAGCCACCGCCTGTTCTGAATTAAGTAGTGTCTGTATTAATTCACACACAGGCTTCTAtcgtcattttaattaataattttttgaaaGCATATTATGGCTGCGTTTTATTGGATGTTGGCAAATCCCTAACATCATAAACGTTTTAAGTATCAGTTTTCAAAAGACAATgtccaggtccctcttgaaaatgagatctagatctcaccggggtttacctggttaaataaaggaatataatgACGTTTCATTAAAGAGGTATTAGTTATGTCACGTAGGTAATTGTAGTCTTATCAATGTACAGTGTCACAGCAACACAGTTTTACTCAATAAAACGGAACAGCCTTGTGCTGTATTCTGCGTTTTTAAAAATGCCCCTCACAAGATGGTGCCGACGTTGACGTAAGGTAGTACGTCCCGGGCCTAATCCTCGGTGCCGGCGATTAGCCAACGTCCATAACACTAAACTGTGCTGTGCCTTCTTATAAAAGTGATGCATTACAACGACTGTTGAACCCCGTACGtgaaaaaacacagacaaaagtCGAAACTTATTTTAGAACAGGCGGACTTCCTGGTTTTTGAGCGAGTTCATGCTGTGTCGTCACattatctgatttaattttaaccAATAAGAATGGGTGTCACATGGCATCCAACCAATGTGATTAAACCCTGCCATTCAAACGGTTAGTCATTATAAAGAGAACAACCTAGCTTCCTGCTGCTTTTGCTCAAGATTTTTCTATGGGAGAAActagtttttctccttttttctcatCCCAGCACTTTAGACTTTGTTTGTAAAGATGGCTAGTGAAAATCTGTAGCTTATTGACTTCGTTGGACAaattgttttgtctcttttgcATCCCCAGAGTTTCAACCAAACATAGAGGAatactgttgtttttatgttaatctggaacaaattttcagtaaaatgtaaaaattgtgaAACACTAAATGTCTTTAACAAAATCTTTAGAGTAAAGCCAGACAAAACTCACTAAAACTAAACATTGAAGAAATGACGAATATGTTAATTTTGTAGTGTCCTTTAAACTGCCTCCAGTTAATTAACTCTTATGTATTCAAACATTCCACAacttaaatacagaaatttgtTTATACACAGATTTTAGATTGCAAAAGGCAGACATAAAAATTTTCACTATTTTGCTGCCAAGAGAACTTTCAGGCCATTTCTGTTCCTTTTAATACTGATTgttgaataaaacacaatgatGAGATCTAGTTTTTATTAAGTCAGATCTTCATTAGGAGTCAGGTAGAGGAAGGGAATTAAAAAGCTAAGTAGAATATGGAATATTTAGCATTGCTATCCAAAACTGTACTGtattttgtcttgattttacTGTAGT
The genomic region above belongs to Xiphophorus maculatus strain JP 163 A chromosome 1, X_maculatus-5.0-male, whole genome shotgun sequence and contains:
- the LOC102217348 gene encoding tubulin alpha-1B chain-like isoform X1; the protein is MRECISVHVGQAGVQIGNACWELYCLEHGIQPDGQMPSDKTIGGGDDSFNTFFSETGAGKHVPRAVFVDLEPSVIDEVRSGTYRQLFHPEQLITGKEDAANNYARGHYTIGKEIIDLVLDRIRKLSDQCTGLQGFLVFHSFGGGTGSGFTSLLMERLSVDYGKKSKLEFSVYPAPQVSTAVVEPYNSILTTHTTLEHSDCAFMVDNEAIYDICRRNLDIERPTYTNLNRLISQIVSSITASLRFDGALNVDLTEFQTNLVPYPRIHFPLATYAPVISAEKAYHEQLTVAEITNSCFEPANQLVKCDPRHGKYMACCLLYRGDVVPKDVNAAIATIKTKRSIQFVDWCPTGFKVGINYQPPTVVPGGDLAKVQRAVCMLSNTTAIAEAWARLDHKFDLMYAKRAFVHWYVGEGMEEGEFSEAREDMAALEKDYEEVGVDSIEGEGEEEGEEY